The following proteins come from a genomic window of Pseudomonas cichorii:
- the sthA gene encoding Si-specific NAD(P)(+) transhydrogenase — translation MAVYNYDVVVLGSGPAGEGAAMNAAKAGRKVAMVDSRRQVGGNCTHLGTIPSKALRHAVKQIIHFNTNPMFRAIGEPRWFSFPDVLKNAEIVISKQVASRTGYYARNRVDVFFGTGSFSDENSIDVVCANGVVEKLVANQVIIATGSRPYRPADIDFNHKRIYDSDTILSLGHTPRKLIIYGAGVIGCEYASIFSGLGVLVELVDNRDQLLSFLDSEISQALSYHFSNNNVMVRHNEEYEKVEGLDNGVILHLKSGKKIKADALLWCNGRTGNTDKLGLENIGLKANGRGQIEVDESYRTSVPNVYGAGDVIGWPSLASAAYDQGRSAAGSLVDNGSWRYVNDVPTGIYTIPEISSIGKNEHELTQARVPYEVGKAFFKGMARAQISGERVGMLKILFHRETLEVLGVHCFGDQASEIVHIGQAIMNQEGAANTIKYFVNTTFNYPTMAEAYRVAAYDGLNRLF, via the coding sequence ATGGCTGTCTACAACTACGACGTAGTGGTACTGGGTTCCGGCCCAGCCGGAGAAGGAGCGGCAATGAATGCCGCCAAGGCGGGGCGCAAGGTTGCGATGGTCGACAGTCGTCGGCAGGTCGGCGGCAACTGCACTCACCTGGGCACGATTCCTTCCAAGGCATTGCGTCATGCGGTCAAGCAGATCATCCACTTCAACACCAACCCGATGTTCCGGGCCATTGGCGAGCCGCGCTGGTTTTCGTTTCCGGATGTATTGAAGAACGCTGAAATCGTCATTTCCAAGCAAGTGGCCTCGCGTACCGGCTACTACGCCCGCAACCGTGTGGATGTGTTCTTCGGCACCGGCAGTTTCTCCGACGAAAACAGCATCGACGTGGTATGCGCCAACGGCGTCGTCGAAAAGCTGGTGGCCAACCAGGTCATCATCGCCACCGGTTCGCGCCCTTATCGCCCTGCCGATATCGACTTCAATCACAAGCGTATCTATGACAGCGACACCATCCTCAGCCTGGGTCATACCCCGCGCAAGCTGATCATCTATGGTGCTGGCGTGATCGGCTGTGAATACGCCTCGATCTTCAGTGGCCTGGGTGTGCTGGTCGAGCTGGTGGACAACCGCGATCAATTGCTGAGCTTCCTGGATTCGGAAATTTCCCAGGCGCTGAGTTATCACTTCAGCAACAACAACGTCATGGTTCGCCATAACGAAGAATACGAAAAGGTCGAAGGCCTGGATAACGGTGTGATCCTGCACCTCAAGTCCGGCAAGAAGATCAAGGCCGACGCCTTGCTCTGGTGTAATGGTCGCACCGGCAACACCGACAAGCTGGGGTTGGAAAACATCGGCCTCAAGGCCAACGGTCGTGGCCAGATCGAAGTCGACGAGAGCTATCGCACCAGCGTTCCGAATGTCTACGGCGCAGGCGATGTCATCGGCTGGCCGAGCCTTGCGAGCGCCGCCTATGACCAGGGTCGTTCGGCAGCGGGCAGTCTGGTGGACAACGGCAGCTGGCGTTATGTCAACGACGTGCCGACCGGGATCTACACGATTCCCGAGATCAGCTCGATCGGCAAGAACGAGCATGAACTGACTCAGGCGCGTGTGCCTTACGAAGTGGGCAAGGCGTTCTTCAAGGGCATGGCCCGTGCGCAGATTTCCGGTGAGCGGGTCGGCATGCTGAAGATCCTGTTCCATCGCGAAACCCTGGAAGTCCTGGGCGTTCACTGCTTTGGTGACCAGGCTTCGGAGATCGTACACATCGGTCAGGCGATCATGAACCAGGAGGGTGCTGCGAATACGATCAAGTATTTCGTCAACACCACCTTCAACTACCCGACCATGGCCGAAGCCTATCGGGTAGCGGCCTACGATGGTCTGAACCGGCTTTTTTAA
- a CDS encoding FAD:protein FMN transferase → MRVWLGRVVFVLFSGVMAGCDSGPVLQNFGGPTMGSGYSVSYVRHPGQPDIRVVQPEVEAILAEVDQQMSTWRSDSDIERFNVMAAGQCQVMPPAVLDLVRVGEHLSRETQGAFDLTVLPLMNLWGFGPQSRVQQVPTARELARARERVGYRRLSIDNRRLCKDSDVEIDLSSMAAGHTVDRIAARLDELGVHDYMVQVTGELKVKGRKPDGSAWRVALEAPRDDQQIAQKIFALDGCGVSTSGDYRHYFEYEGHRYSHTLDALSGAPVSHDLASVTVIHPSALMADGLSTLLLILGPKRGWDYAQQHQIAAFFVIRADKRFIIRSNPAFDQLCAVQAQ, encoded by the coding sequence ATGAGGGTGTGGCTGGGCCGGGTGGTGTTTGTGCTTTTTTCCGGTGTCATGGCCGGTTGTGATTCCGGGCCTGTCTTGCAGAACTTTGGTGGGCCGACCATGGGCAGCGGTTATTCGGTCAGCTATGTGCGCCATCCGGGCCAGCCCGATATACGTGTTGTCCAGCCTGAGGTCGAGGCGATCCTGGCCGAGGTGGATCAGCAGATGTCCACCTGGCGCAGCGACTCGGATATCGAGCGATTCAATGTCATGGCGGCCGGTCAATGCCAGGTCATGCCGCCTGCGGTGCTGGATCTGGTGCGCGTCGGCGAGCATCTGTCCCGTGAAACGCAAGGCGCTTTCGACCTGACGGTCCTGCCCTTGATGAATCTGTGGGGCTTCGGCCCCCAGTCCCGCGTCCAGCAGGTGCCGACGGCACGGGAACTGGCCCGGGCTCGTGAGCGAGTGGGTTATCGACGCCTGAGCATCGATAACCGGCGCTTGTGCAAGGATTCCGACGTTGAGATAGACCTGAGCAGCATGGCTGCCGGCCATACGGTGGACCGCATTGCTGCACGGCTCGATGAACTGGGCGTACATGACTATATGGTGCAGGTCACCGGCGAACTGAAGGTAAAAGGGCGCAAGCCCGATGGTTCGGCGTGGCGGGTTGCCCTAGAAGCCCCTCGTGACGATCAGCAGATCGCGCAGAAGATCTTTGCCCTGGACGGTTGTGGTGTTTCGACGTCCGGTGATTATCGCCATTACTTCGAGTATGAAGGGCATCGCTATTCCCATACTCTCGATGCGCTGAGCGGAGCGCCGGTGAGTCATGACCTGGCATCGGTGACAGTGATTCATCCTTCGGCGCTGATGGCCGATGGCTTGTCCACACTGCTGTTGATTCTGGGGCCGAAGCGAGGCTGGGATTACGCACAACAGCATCAAATTGCTGCTTTTTTTGTGATTCGTGCCGATAAGCGCTTTATCATTCGCAGCAACCCGGCGTTCGATCAGCTATGTGCTGTGCAGGCGCAGTGA
- a CDS encoding dermonecrotic toxin domain-containing protein, producing the protein MTIAFDVAEQFAARPTLRAVATATLRQGLRELYPALHIDPQVAVVSHTPIAVATSSSALGESRDLIDCLLEHFSAQSSVKWTNALNVLLGASGPLPVDMAAIGALVNRLALGLFENLKQALVNYWSECSGERVDCSSRWDWLAFKIKQALLDELGATSARPEESTARAWLHDVALFPEKAERERLAVKRPLPRTCIVRLQINGPDAESVILPTLVMFNGAKGSEQVLMYQLSGRCQSWSTISAWERSLAHLLDDQSGQLDVQWTAHEPEDDIFSVLAMALLENQLVGIQGLKSSQAYDLDRLEHLLAALTDVCALFESTDLAPGQPPALGIDRLPLWMKNAQEADRNAYSRLMSALAVTQKRSRGKSFNEGLPPILEFASRSLAVAIAQDHLDRVDFLPHQIQVRVDKVTAAAVPAGGQPFATGSVDPVLMTFPEFALENLSGLPAGEIKVQRTDGKPLPHWLTADYLKELTVRVDIGQVYPDLLKRYLVTDAAEAQRREALFTGQLRLQLPLQALEQKIKGELSQKGYQSVCAIMQTIVSERRVGIQPIVLRPLAFVRQPGHQPDVVGNMFVIGPLDTAVGPHVLYRPFARKPLTEFASWSALLAAVRQPGALQNDILVWLSDNARPVYASGGFDEPHIIWFGQGSDFAPLEKPLPAVLGTDVLKGDIMSGLFKANARALIELADRNAVSNAESRWALFKEGGWLVLNTVLPLFSGPVANALWLAQLLSGINQQLARPVSADEGGAAQLAELLLNISLVLLHSGISPNTLASVNMIAGNRMMAEPIVAADPVIVRQAPSIAGIPLSDTWTALDFSWSQPGSRLSGAQRLELEKFKVWPATVTGEPIASGANAGLYSFNGLWLARVGSDLFRVTVEEDGVRVVRPDNPSVPGPWLRHDGQGWHLDLSLHLRGGGPKKNIRKLAQQNAENLVRINQSLAELDVRETDLVTRITGYNTHLNTATGEVRQLFFDRLEGAMGDEVELLKQRMSLWEQLRVGDRPPERQMAQDIARVTIYLEFLEGRLAAENGIVANTEIAKMAKTGSVVSDENIETYLNMFKSLLSRQEKGMHWSQIRESLWEKLRAVPKVGEEYWRKQVTTLYQGKLFSGLEWQFQHMMSYLELCFSKEHIEINEEFRPFKELRNDMGLNGAFASHAELERPNDYSLTERIDVLESVLREYHKAKGIADDVDVGLFADDQVQYLENFRTELNALCERTQAQLAKLIQENVEPPPAMVEYVPRVEQPYKRVIRTRSHRSLVGHVRRNEKDFTGEVADIMNTQTGQVISSWHRHADGEWVEIQTIKPEKPTPGVRPTSAGELQRRARALLLEVEPALEKARLQATRAYEPEDIEDILVMRAGKLTALAEQMTDSAATSENLSGQLSESAGQLRDAAARLIAEGRSLRISMIKAQPPTAARISYLHRQGEINISSFDGRKNMSGARRDDFLQEYAIRDKDNRLLWWAHFHYRNETDAAQAFTAAHLKLPEQRMIGYKSLIRNSGGAKDVVNIYRSAIGKDTAQRLFLVLAP; encoded by the coding sequence ATGACTATTGCATTCGATGTTGCAGAACAATTTGCAGCGCGGCCTACCTTGCGCGCAGTTGCTACCGCCACCTTGCGTCAGGGGTTGCGTGAGCTTTATCCAGCGCTGCACATCGATCCGCAGGTTGCGGTCGTTTCCCATACCCCGATCGCAGTCGCCACCTCATCGTCTGCCCTGGGCGAGTCTCGGGACCTTATCGATTGCCTGCTGGAACATTTCTCGGCTCAGTCCAGCGTGAAGTGGACCAACGCGCTGAATGTTCTGCTGGGGGCTTCAGGTCCATTGCCGGTAGACATGGCCGCCATCGGTGCGCTGGTAAATCGATTGGCGCTCGGTTTGTTCGAGAACCTGAAGCAGGCACTGGTCAATTACTGGAGCGAGTGCAGTGGCGAGCGTGTCGATTGCAGCAGTCGTTGGGACTGGCTGGCGTTCAAGATCAAGCAGGCATTGCTCGATGAACTGGGCGCAACGTCTGCGCGGCCCGAAGAGTCCACGGCTCGTGCCTGGTTGCACGATGTTGCTCTTTTTCCGGAAAAGGCCGAGCGCGAACGATTGGCTGTAAAGCGGCCGTTGCCACGCACTTGTATTGTTCGTCTGCAGATCAACGGGCCGGATGCCGAGTCGGTGATACTGCCGACCCTGGTCATGTTCAACGGTGCCAAGGGCAGCGAGCAGGTCTTAATGTATCAGTTGTCGGGGCGCTGCCAGAGCTGGTCGACGATCAGTGCCTGGGAGCGAAGTCTGGCGCATCTGCTGGATGATCAGAGCGGGCAACTGGACGTACAGTGGACCGCTCATGAGCCCGAAGACGATATTTTCAGTGTTCTGGCCATGGCATTGCTGGAAAACCAGTTGGTGGGCATACAGGGCCTCAAGAGTAGCCAGGCCTACGATCTGGATCGTCTGGAGCATTTACTGGCGGCACTGACCGATGTGTGCGCGCTCTTCGAGTCGACCGATCTGGCGCCCGGTCAACCCCCGGCGTTGGGCATAGACCGTTTGCCACTGTGGATGAAAAACGCGCAAGAAGCGGATCGCAACGCTTACAGCCGTTTGATGAGTGCCCTGGCGGTGACCCAGAAGCGTTCCAGAGGCAAGTCCTTCAATGAAGGGCTGCCGCCTATTCTTGAGTTTGCATCCCGCTCTCTGGCTGTCGCCATTGCTCAGGATCACCTTGATAGAGTGGACTTTCTGCCCCATCAGATTCAAGTGCGGGTCGATAAGGTCACTGCCGCCGCAGTGCCGGCAGGAGGACAGCCTTTTGCAACGGGTAGCGTTGATCCGGTGCTCATGACATTTCCCGAGTTTGCCCTTGAAAACCTCTCCGGGCTCCCGGCAGGGGAAATCAAGGTCCAGCGTACCGATGGCAAGCCATTGCCGCACTGGCTGACGGCGGATTATCTGAAAGAACTCACCGTGCGGGTCGATATCGGCCAGGTCTACCCGGATCTGCTCAAGCGCTACCTGGTGACTGACGCCGCCGAGGCGCAACGGCGTGAGGCTTTGTTTACCGGTCAATTGCGTCTGCAACTGCCTTTGCAGGCGCTTGAGCAGAAGATCAAGGGCGAACTGAGTCAGAAGGGTTATCAATCGGTCTGCGCCATCATGCAGACGATCGTGTCCGAGCGGCGTGTGGGCATTCAGCCCATAGTCCTGCGACCATTGGCTTTCGTTCGTCAGCCGGGCCATCAGCCGGATGTGGTGGGCAATATGTTCGTGATAGGCCCGCTGGACACGGCTGTCGGCCCGCATGTGCTTTATCGGCCTTTTGCCCGTAAGCCACTGACCGAGTTTGCCAGTTGGTCGGCGCTGCTGGCGGCGGTCAGACAACCCGGAGCCTTGCAAAACGACATACTGGTCTGGCTGAGTGACAATGCGCGTCCGGTTTATGCCAGTGGCGGTTTCGATGAACCGCACATCATCTGGTTTGGCCAGGGTTCGGATTTCGCGCCGCTGGAAAAACCCCTGCCAGCCGTGCTCGGTACGGATGTACTCAAGGGAGACATCATGTCCGGTCTTTTCAAGGCCAATGCCCGGGCGCTGATCGAACTGGCAGACCGCAACGCTGTTTCCAACGCTGAAAGCCGCTGGGCGTTGTTCAAGGAAGGCGGCTGGTTGGTGCTTAATACGGTGTTGCCGCTGTTCAGCGGGCCGGTTGCCAATGCCTTGTGGCTCGCGCAATTGTTGTCCGGTATCAACCAGCAACTTGCCAGGCCGGTTTCGGCAGATGAAGGGGGGGCGGCACAGCTTGCCGAGTTGCTGCTCAATATCTCGCTGGTATTGCTGCATTCCGGGATTTCTCCCAATACCCTGGCGTCCGTGAACATGATTGCAGGCAATCGGATGATGGCGGAGCCGATTGTGGCGGCCGACCCTGTAATCGTTCGTCAGGCTCCTTCCATTGCTGGCATTCCGCTGAGCGATACCTGGACGGCTCTCGATTTTTCCTGGTCGCAACCCGGCAGCCGGCTCAGCGGGGCGCAGCGTCTTGAGCTGGAAAAATTCAAGGTCTGGCCTGCAACGGTTACCGGAGAACCCATTGCCTCGGGAGCGAATGCCGGTCTCTACAGCTTCAATGGCCTCTGGCTGGCAAGAGTCGGCAGCGACCTGTTTCGGGTGACGGTCGAAGAGGATGGAGTACGAGTCGTACGCCCCGACAATCCATCGGTGCCCGGTCCGTGGCTCAGGCACGATGGTCAAGGCTGGCATCTGGACTTGTCACTGCATCTGCGCGGTGGCGGGCCTAAGAAAAACATTCGCAAGCTGGCTCAGCAAAATGCAGAAAACCTGGTCCGTATCAATCAGAGTCTGGCAGAACTTGATGTGCGTGAAACGGATCTGGTGACCAGGATCACGGGCTACAACACGCATCTGAATACGGCCACCGGTGAGGTGCGACAGCTTTTTTTCGACCGTCTCGAAGGGGCAATGGGCGATGAGGTCGAGCTATTGAAGCAGCGGATGAGCCTGTGGGAGCAGTTGAGAGTCGGGGATCGACCTCCTGAGCGGCAGATGGCGCAGGATATTGCACGGGTCACGATTTATCTGGAGTTTCTGGAAGGCCGACTGGCGGCTGAAAACGGCATTGTTGCCAATACCGAAATTGCGAAAATGGCCAAGACCGGAAGCGTGGTTTCGGATGAGAACATCGAAACCTATCTGAATATGTTCAAGTCGCTGCTGAGCAGGCAGGAAAAAGGCATGCACTGGTCGCAGATTCGCGAATCGCTCTGGGAGAAACTGCGCGCAGTGCCCAAGGTGGGCGAAGAGTATTGGCGCAAGCAGGTTACGACTCTGTATCAAGGCAAGCTGTTCTCTGGTCTGGAGTGGCAATTCCAGCACATGATGTCGTACCTGGAGCTGTGTTTCAGTAAGGAGCACATCGAGATCAATGAAGAGTTTCGCCCTTTCAAGGAGTTGCGTAATGACATGGGGCTCAATGGCGCGTTCGCTTCTCATGCAGAGCTTGAAAGGCCCAACGACTATTCATTGACCGAGCGAATCGATGTTCTGGAAAGTGTCTTGCGCGAGTACCACAAGGCCAAGGGGATTGCTGACGACGTTGATGTCGGTTTGTTCGCGGATGATCAAGTCCAGTACCTCGAGAACTTCAGGACCGAGTTGAATGCGCTGTGCGAGAGAACTCAAGCCCAACTGGCGAAGTTGATTCAGGAAAACGTCGAGCCTCCGCCTGCGATGGTTGAATATGTGCCACGGGTCGAGCAGCCCTACAAGCGAGTCATCAGGACGCGCAGTCATCGTTCCCTTGTCGGGCATGTACGTCGCAATGAGAAGGATTTTACCGGCGAAGTCGCCGACATCATGAATACGCAGACTGGCCAGGTCATCAGCTCGTGGCATCGGCATGCCGATGGCGAGTGGGTGGAAATCCAGACCATCAAACCTGAAAAGCCGACGCCCGGTGTGCGGCCGACATCGGCAGGTGAACTGCAAAGACGTGCCCGGGCATTGCTGCTGGAGGTGGAGCCCGCACTCGAAAAGGCTCGTCTGCAAGCGACACGAGCGTACGAGCCTGAAGACATCGAAGATATCCTTGTCATGAGGGCTGGCAAGTTGACGGCCCTTGCCGAGCAAATGACCGATAGCGCGGCGACATCGGAAAACCTGTCCGGGCAATTGAGCGAAAGTGCGGGGCAATTGCGTGATGCCGCTGCCCGTTTGATTGCCGAGGGTCGCAGCCTGCGTATCTCGATGATCAAGGCGCAGCCACCGACAGCCGCCCGCATCAGCTATCTGCATCGACAGGGCGAAATCAACATTTCCTCTTTCGACGGCAGGAAAAACATGTCGGGTGCCAGGCGTGATGACTTTCTTCAGGAATATGCCATTCGTGACAAGGACAATCGCTTGCTCTGGTGGGCGCATTTTCATTATCGAAACGAAACCGATGCTGCGCAGGCATTCACGGCGGCTCATCTGAAATTGCCCGAGCAGCGGATGATCGGTTACAAGTCACTGATCAGAAATTCGGGAGGGGCCAAGGACGTGGTCAATATCTATCGCAGTGCTATCGGCAAGGACACCGCCCAGCGCCTGTTTCTGGTGCTGGCTCCATGA
- the tcuC gene encoding MFS transporter — protein sequence MASNTGKGKAIFRVVSGNFLEMFDFMVYGFYATAIAKTFFPADSAFASLMLSLATFGAGFLMRPLGAIFLGAYIDRHGRRKGLIITLALMALGTVLIACVPGYATLGVAAPLLVLLGRLLQGFSAGVELGGVSVYLAEISTPGRKGFFVSWQSASQQAAVVFAGLLGVGLNHWLSPDQMGEWGWRVPFLVGCLIVPAIFIIRRSLEESPEFEARTHRPNLREVMRSISQNFGLVLGGMALVVMTTVSFYLITAYTPTFGKNELHLSDIDSLLVTVCVGISNFIWLPIMGSFSDRIGRKPLLIAATVLAIATAYPALSWLVAHPSFGNLLMVELWFSFLYGSYNGAMVVALTEIMPVDVRTTGFSLAYSLATATFGGFTPAACTYLIHVLDNKAAPGIWLTGAAILGLVATLVLFRKGGHQLQAPGAAATA from the coding sequence ATGGCCTCAAACACAGGCAAAGGCAAAGCGATTTTTCGCGTTGTCAGCGGTAATTTCCTTGAAATGTTCGACTTCATGGTCTATGGCTTTTACGCCACGGCCATCGCCAAGACCTTCTTCCCTGCCGACAGCGCATTCGCTTCGTTGATGCTTTCGCTGGCCACTTTTGGTGCTGGCTTCCTGATGCGCCCGCTGGGTGCGATTTTCCTGGGTGCGTACATTGACCGTCACGGCCGCCGCAAAGGGCTGATCATCACTCTGGCGCTGATGGCACTCGGCACCGTTCTGATCGCCTGCGTGCCGGGTTACGCAACCCTGGGCGTTGCCGCGCCGTTACTGGTTCTGCTTGGCCGCCTGCTGCAAGGCTTCTCCGCAGGCGTTGAGCTAGGTGGCGTTTCGGTGTATCTGGCGGAAATTTCCACACCGGGCCGCAAGGGTTTCTTCGTCAGTTGGCAGTCCGCCAGCCAACAGGCCGCCGTGGTATTCGCCGGTCTGCTGGGTGTCGGCCTCAACCACTGGCTCAGCCCGGATCAGATGGGCGAATGGGGCTGGCGCGTGCCGTTCCTGGTGGGCTGCCTGATCGTGCCGGCCATCTTCATCATTCGTCGCTCCCTGGAAGAGTCGCCTGAGTTCGAGGCTCGCACTCATCGTCCGAACCTGCGTGAAGTCATGCGCTCCATCAGCCAGAACTTCGGCCTGGTGCTGGGCGGCATGGCGCTGGTAGTGATGACCACCGTGTCGTTCTACCTGATCACCGCCTACACCCCGACCTTCGGCAAGAACGAGCTGCACCTGTCGGACATCGACAGCCTGCTGGTGACGGTCTGTGTGGGCATATCCAACTTTATCTGGCTGCCGATCATGGGCTCGTTCTCCGACCGTATCGGGCGCAAGCCGCTGCTGATTGCCGCAACCGTGCTGGCCATTGCTACCGCCTACCCTGCCCTGTCGTGGCTGGTGGCACACCCGAGCTTCGGCAATCTGCTGATGGTGGAGTTGTGGTTCTCGTTCCTGTATGGCTCGTACAACGGCGCCATGGTGGTAGCCCTGACTGAAATCATGCCGGTCGACGTGCGCACCACCGGTTTCTCCCTGGCCTACAGCCTGGCGACCGCAACTTTCGGTGGTTTCACGCCAGCGGCATGCACCTACCTGATCCATGTGCTGGATAACAAGGCTGCACCAGGCATCTGGCTGACGGGTGCCGCGATCCTGGGTCTGGTCGCTACACTGGTGCTGTTCCGCAAAGGCGGACATCAACTGCAAGCACCTGGCGCTGCAGCGACTGCCTGA
- a CDS encoding MFS transporter — protein MSGGSTMDCSQKQLKSSFFLLFLTIFIPFGLGHFISYMFRTVNAVIYVDLQADLGLPASSLGLLTGVYFLAFAAAQIPLGVMLDRYGPRSVQAPMLLLAVLGSVIFSVSSTEAGLMIGRGLIGLGVAGSLMSAIKACAIWLPVERLPLVTACLLSIGGLGAMASTTPLHVLLGWVTWREAFLILALLTFCVAAIIHFSVPKAYEAKSVRYSDMFAAVGKLYLSWSFWRLALYSVCAHAIYMSVLSLWMGPWLHDMAGLSDPDMASVLLFGTVAMVAGSLAFGAITDYLRRFGVQPIMVCGAGMVIFIVFQGLMASGLPVSPYLIAMGFSFFGTSTTMNYAIIAQSVSPELAGRVSSSFNLVLFVLAFFLQWLMGGVLNLWPAGEGAGPPVEAYQWSLGLMIALQVPGVLLWLSFRPWKLKA, from the coding sequence ATGAGCGGTGGTTCGACGATGGATTGTTCGCAAAAGCAGCTCAAAAGCAGCTTCTTCCTGTTGTTCTTGACGATTTTCATTCCTTTTGGCTTGGGCCATTTCATCTCTTACATGTTCCGCACGGTCAATGCGGTGATCTATGTCGACTTGCAGGCCGACCTGGGTTTGCCTGCCAGCAGCCTGGGATTGTTGACGGGCGTGTATTTCCTGGCCTTCGCTGCGGCGCAGATTCCGCTGGGGGTCATGCTGGATCGTTACGGTCCGCGTAGCGTGCAGGCACCCATGTTGCTGCTGGCAGTGCTGGGCTCGGTGATCTTCAGCGTGTCCAGTACCGAAGCGGGCTTGATGATCGGGCGTGGCCTGATCGGTCTGGGGGTAGCCGGGTCGCTGATGAGTGCCATCAAGGCCTGTGCCATCTGGTTGCCGGTGGAGCGCTTGCCTCTGGTGACGGCTTGCCTGCTGTCCATTGGCGGGCTGGGGGCCATGGCTTCCACTACGCCGCTGCATGTGTTGCTTGGTTGGGTAACCTGGCGGGAGGCGTTTCTGATTCTGGCGCTGCTGACCTTTTGTGTCGCCGCCATTATCCATTTCAGCGTGCCCAAGGCTTACGAGGCCAAAAGCGTGCGTTACTCCGACATGTTTGCCGCTGTGGGCAAGCTTTACCTGTCATGGTCTTTCTGGCGTCTGGCCCTGTACTCGGTCTGTGCCCATGCCATCTATATGTCGGTGCTGTCGTTGTGGATGGGGCCGTGGCTGCACGATATGGCCGGGCTGAGTGATCCGGATATGGCCAGTGTGCTGCTGTTCGGCACTGTTGCCATGGTTGCCGGCTCCCTGGCATTTGGCGCGATCACTGATTATCTGCGCCGTTTCGGGGTGCAGCCGATCATGGTCTGTGGCGCGGGTATGGTGATCTTCATCGTCTTTCAGGGGCTCATGGCCAGCGGCCTGCCGGTTTCACCGTACCTGATTGCTATGGGTTTCAGCTTTTTTGGCACATCCACCACGATGAACTACGCAATCATTGCCCAATCGGTTTCCCCGGAATTGGCGGGCCGGGTGAGTTCATCCTTCAATCTGGTGCTGTTCGTACTCGCGTTCTTCCTGCAATGGCTGATGGGCGGCGTGTTGAATCTATGGCCAGCGGGTGAGGGTGCAGGGCCTCCGGTGGAGGCTTATCAGTGGTCGCTGGGCCTCATGATTGCCTTGCAGGTGCCGGGTGTATTGTTGTGGCTGAGTTTCAGGCCGTGGAAACTGAAGGCCTGA
- a CDS encoding glyceraldehyde-3-phosphate dehydrogenase — protein sequence MWKVPVTQKPDQCLGEWIDREALAEAMIPLIGQLYRNNNVVSSIYGRSLINRSVIAILKAHRFARHRQSDALELSVHETFPLVKAMSELELGAASVDLGKLAVKFKTEGNGRSAEQFVRDELASVVGKKNATPAKGTDVVLYGFGRIGRLLARILIEKTGGGEGLRLRAIVVRKGAENDLVKRASLLRRDSVHGPFDGTITIDEANSTLTANGNLIQIIYAKNPAEVDYTQYGIKDALLVDNTGVWRDADGLGQHLACPGIDRVVLTAPGKGKLKNIVHGINHGEITADDKIVSAASCTTNAIVPVLKAVNDKFGIVNGHVETVHSYTNDQNLIDNFHKGDRRGRSAALNMVITETGAATAAAKALPELAGKLTGNAIRVPTPNVSMAILNLNLEKATSREEMNEYLRHMALHSDLHKQIDFVNSLEVVSTDFVGSRHAGVVDGEATIVNDNRVVLYVWYDNEFGYSCQVVRVMEDIAGVNPPAFPQ from the coding sequence ATGTGGAAGGTTCCCGTGACTCAGAAGCCCGACCAGTGTCTTGGTGAATGGATCGATCGTGAAGCACTCGCCGAGGCGATGATCCCGCTTATCGGTCAGCTCTACCGCAATAACAATGTGGTGAGTTCGATCTATGGCCGCAGCCTGATCAACCGTTCAGTCATCGCGATTCTCAAAGCTCACCGCTTTGCGCGTCATCGCCAGTCCGACGCACTTGAGTTGTCCGTGCACGAGACTTTCCCGCTCGTCAAAGCGATGAGTGAGCTTGAGCTGGGCGCCGCTTCGGTGGACCTGGGCAAGCTGGCCGTGAAATTCAAGACCGAAGGCAACGGTCGTTCCGCAGAGCAATTCGTGCGTGACGAGCTGGCCAGTGTGGTTGGCAAGAAAAACGCCACTCCAGCCAAAGGCACTGATGTCGTGCTTTATGGTTTCGGCCGTATCGGTCGTCTGCTGGCCCGCATCCTGATCGAGAAGACCGGTGGCGGCGAAGGTCTGCGCCTGCGTGCCATCGTTGTCCGCAAAGGCGCGGAAAACGATCTGGTCAAGCGTGCCAGCCTGCTGCGTCGTGACTCGGTACATGGTCCGTTCGATGGCACCATCACCATCGACGAAGCCAACAGCACCCTGACTGCCAACGGCAACCTGATCCAGATCATTTACGCCAAGAACCCTGCCGAGGTGGATTACACCCAGTACGGTATCAAGGACGCCCTGCTGGTGGACAACACCGGTGTGTGGCGTGATGCCGACGGCCTGGGCCAGCACCTGGCATGCCCGGGTATCGATCGCGTCGTTCTGACTGCGCCTGGCAAGGGCAAGCTGAAGAACATCGTTCACGGTATCAACCACGGTGAAATCACTGCTGACGACAAGATCGTGTCCGCTGCATCCTGCACCACCAACGCCATCGTGCCGGTGCTCAAGGCTGTCAACGACAAGTTCGGTATCGTCAACGGTCACGTTGAAACGGTTCACTCGTACACCAACGACCAGAACCTGATCGACAACTTCCACAAGGGCGATCGTCGTGGCCGTAGCGCTGCGCTGAACATGGTCATCACCGAAACCGGTGCTGCCACTGCTGCTGCCAAAGCCCTGCCTGAACTGGCTGGCAAGCTGACCGGCAACGCTATCCGCGTACCGACGCCGAACGTTTCCATGGCCATTCTCAACCTCAACCTTGAGAAAGCCACCAGCCGCGAAGAAATGAACGAGTACCTGCGTCACATGGCGTTGCACTCGGACCTGCACAAGCAGATCGACTTCGTTAACTCGCTGGAAGTGGTTTCCACTGACTTCGTAGGCTCGCGTCACGCCGGTGTCGTGGATGGCGAAGCAACCATCGTCAACGATAACCGCGTTGTTCTGTACGTCTGGTACGACAACGAATTCGGTTACAGCTGCCAGGTTGTCCGCGTCATGGAAGATATCGCCGGCGTCAATCCGCCAGCCTTCCCGCAGTAA